The Elaeis guineensis isolate ETL-2024a chromosome 3, EG11, whole genome shotgun sequence region CTATAGCTTCTTGTGCTAAGAATCAATCTCCTTGGTGATGCTTTATCTTATTCCCTATATACAAGTTCAAACAACAAGGGGAAGAGAAGATCAATCAGAACAAGACCCACTTGGCAGAGGACTTCTCCTTCGTGGTCTTGGAGTGCGACAAGCTTCCATCCACCTTTTTTCTCCTGTCTGAACCAATCATGAGTTGAGACCAGAAACttcctttcttcttcctcctcctcttcttcttcttgtctttctcctttctcccctcttctttCTGCTTCCTCTTGTCTTCTTCCTTGTTCTCTCTCATCACAAAAGCCAAGGATCGACTCTTCCTCAGCGGTTTGGACCTGCTGGTGTTTCTTTTGAGCAGAAGGAAGAGCCTTGTGGTCTTGGCGTCTCGGTGAGGAGGGGAGTTAATTGAAGAAGAGAGATTGGAGTCGGAAGAgtatgaagaggtagaagaagcATTGGTGGTGGTTGTAGAAGACGTAGCTGAGATATGAGAGAGCTTCTCTCTGAGGCAGAAGGGACATACCCCTTTGGACTGCCTGTGCTCTGGATGCCTCTTGCACCTGCCATCCATCTCTGACCTTcccatatctctctctctctctctctctctctctctctctctctctctcttatggtTGAAATCTTCTCAGACCTGTAATAGTGATCTAAGTTTATTATCTTGAATAAAGaacatatatagagagagagagagagagaagaaaaagaaattgaggagATGAGGTTGGAAGAAGGTGAGCTTCTAGGATTCTTCATGTTGTAATGTGATTCAACATCACATTTTGGTCTTTGGTCATGCTTTCTTTTATTGTTGAGTGGGTTTCTTTAAGTTGACAACTTAAATCTATAAAAATGACCGGGGCCCACCCAGCCCATGCCGAGGAGAACAAGTCCGACGGAAAGTCGGCTCCGAGACCTTTAACGTTCGGTGTGAATCATGCACACGGCGCACTGTTTTAACTGTGAAGGGTAGAATGATTCTTTCTCCGTAGCCGCACAACTGCTCTATCGGCGTCTCCTACACGGCTAGCAGTTGGCTGAAAAGAGGAGGTAGAGGATGAGGAGTCGGAGATAGATACCGAGTGCTGCCAAAGTCGCGTTCACATTTTGTTGCTTCGAGGTCAAATCATATATGTTACAGATCTGTTCCTTGGCCTCGGTTTTTATATTTTCGGTATTGGTCGAGCTATAAAAGATGATGATTATTGGATTATGAGTATACGACAAATAAAGATCGTCGGGCACGATCTATCGAGTTGGCCACAGTTCTTATTCAGCTTAATTTTGATTCACCTTATCTTCGGATGGTCTATTATAGTTCATACATGGTTGATCAATCTCAAACGATCTATCATAACTCATATACGATCGATCAATCTCAGACAATTTATCATAGCTCATATACAGCCAATTAATTTTAGCCAACTTATCATAGCTCATATATGGCCCATCAATTTTAGCCAACTTGAGGTCCAACACCTATTTCGTAGACTCCAGAATCTTGATTTCGAACGATCTATTATAGTTCGTCCGTGGTCGAGCTAAGCTCTTCACAAATCCATCTCTCTCTCAAATTAGGAAAGCTTATATAGAACAGAATTTCTCTACGATCGAGTTTTTcgtaaaagaaaaatatcttatcCGAATCAATCTGTGCGATAAATTCAAAAGTTATTAAGACTCCGAGATGGATACGACTCCAACTTCTTTCTTATAAATAAAAGCTTCGAGATCTTTTAAGGTATGCAATCGACTCCTCGCTTTCTCTTTTTATTGTTATCCAATTttctgacttaagcgtcggagggttttCACCGAAAGATGTCACCCCTAGTGTGGACTTGTTTTGCAGATGTTCGGATGAAGTTTCAGCTGTCGTTTCACCTCGACCACATCAACCTCGACGACCGACTTCAAGTGAGAAGATCGGTAGTAAtatttggcactagaggaagggtcctcAACTGATTTTGAGATCCTATTTCGAGAGGAGAGAGCTCACCACCAGCCATCGTGAGATCATGAAGAGGAGCATCACATGCGTCTCACCATTCAAACGATGCACAACCTAATGATGTTTAGTAGGAAGCTATGGTACCTGAATCAGTTTAGGCATCGCCACCACTTTCTCAGTCTATACCAGCGGTCGTAAACGATTAATTATTCAGTAGGTGTAGGCTTGGATCGCTGCGACATAATGTTCGCAGTAGGCCGCTGTAGCTCAACCTACATCGAATCCCCTATCTCCCATTGAGGCCAAGTTAGACCGGCGATCTAGTGGTCACCTCCTCATAGTCCGAGGTAAGGGTACAATCGACATAACTGACTTGAGGATCCTGACTGAGGATAACATACATGCTCATCGACTCTGCAATCAGGAAGAGACTCCCACAACTCAAAAGCTAGCATGATAAGAGCTTTTAAGTCCTCATCTATCATTCTAATTTCTTCTCCTTATAGGTCGACAAGTCCATGAGCACCTCAGATCGAGGTGAAGATCGAGGTCAAGCTACCAAACCAAAGATCGAGATGAACATCAAGATAGATCCGAGGTGAAGATCGAGGCCAAGCTATCAAGCCAAAGATCGAGGTCACAATCAAGACTGATCCGAGATGAAAAAAAAGCTGAGCTATCAAACCCAATGTACTTCATCAAGTCGAGGTACAGATCAAAATTGAAGCCCGGCTTCTAAAGGCCGACCATCTAAAAGCTAACCTTCCAAGAGTCGAGCTCCCAAAAAGCCAACCTCCAAAAGGCCGAATCTCCAAAAGATCGAACTTCCAAAAGCTGAACTCCCAAAAGGCCGACCTCCAAAAGGCCGAATCTCTAGAAAGTCGAGCTTCCAAAAGGTTGAGTTTCTAAAAAGTCGAGCTTCTAAAGGCCGACCTTTCAAAAGACCGACCTTCCAAAAATCGACCCCCAAATGGCCAAACCTCCAAAAGGCTGGGCCTCCACAAGACTAAGCTTCCAAAATACCGACCTTCCAAAAGATCGAGTTTCCAAAAGTCGAGCTCCTAGAAGGCCGACCTCCAAAAGGTTAAACCTCTAGAAGGCCGAGCTTCCAAAAGGCTGACCTTCAAAAGACTGAACCTTCAGAAGGCCGACCTTCCAAAAGGTCAACTTTCCAAAAGCCGAGCTCCCAAAAGGTCGCTTTCAGAAGGCCGAGCCTCCAGAAGGTCGAGCTTCGAAAAAGTCGAGCTCCTAAAGGCTGACCCTTTCAAAAGATCAAGTGTCCAAAAATCGACCTCCAAAAGATCGAACCTCCACAAGGCCAAGCTTCTACGAGATTAAGCTTCCAAAGGCTGACCTTCAGAAAGGCCGACCTTCCAAAAGGCCGACTTTCAGAAAGGCCGACCTTCCAAAAGGCCGACTTTCCAAAAGATCGAGCTTCTAAAAATTGAGTCTTAAAAGGCCGACCTTCAAAAGGTTGAACTCCAAAAGCCGAGCTCCCAGAGATCGAACTCCTCAAACCCAGCTCCCGAAAGGTGAAGTGAAAAAGATTTACTTGGGAAAGTCAACTAGAGGCAAAGTAAAATAGAGTAACATGACTTTAATCGTATATTactttctttattattatttcgAAGCACGATCTAACATAAGAAATGGAGGGCCCAACCAGAGCTAATCCGACGAGTTCTTTCATTCTTTATATGTAGATCTGCAACCCGAATCTCCAATGCGCACTTCTCATCTATTGATGAACTGAGCAGAACGTGTCTCCATGCAGTTCTCCAAGTACACGCTCCTTAATCACGGTAGATGATCGAAATATATTCTCCATGGGGTTCTCCAAATACGTGCTTCTCGGCCACAATCGAGGATCGAAACGTATTCTCCATGCAGTTCTCCAAACACGCGCTTTTCGACCACGAGCGAGGATCGAAATGTGTTCTTCATGTGGTTCTCCAAATATATGCTCTTCGATCATGATCGAGGATCGAAACGTATTCTTCATGTGGTTCTCCAAACATATGCTCCTCGATCACGATCGAGAATCAGAACGTGTTCTCCATACGGTTCTCCATATTGTTCTCCGAACATGTAGAACTATTCTCCATGCGGTCCTCCAAACATGTGTTCCTCGATTACGGTCGAGGATCAGAATGTGTTCTCTATGTGATTCTCCATATGATTCTCCAAACACGTACTCTTCAACCACGGTTGAGGATCGAAATGTATTCTTCATGCGGATCTCCAAACATGCACTCCTCGACCACTATCGAGGATCGGAACGTGTTCTCCATACGGTTCTCTAAACACACGCTTCTCTGATTATGATCGAGGATCGGAATGTGTTCTCCATGCGGATCTCTATCGTGCGCTCCTCGACCACTATCGAGGATCGGAACGTGTTCTCCATGTGGTTCTCTAAACACGCGCTTCTCTGATCATGATCGAGGATCGAAATATGTTCTCCATGCAGATCTCCATTGTGCGCTCCTCGACCACGGTCTGAGAGCAGTACGCATCTCCATATGGTTCTCCACTCGATTTTCATTGTGCGCTCCTCGATCACAATCGAGGAGTGGTATGCATCTCCATTCAATCTCCGTACGCTCCTCGTCATCAGATAGGTTGAGTGGTAGGCCAGTAAAAGCTAACGTTGGCCAATGGACATCCCCCATCCTTGAACAAGCCGAAGCAGAGATCTTAAAATGTTGATTGGCTGTGGTGCTCTTCCTCCTATTGCAAAACCTTAAATATCGACATCGGAGGTCAGCAAAAGCTGATGCCTATCATGAAACACTTCATTTTCAGACCAAGACAAAATGAACGACTATGCACCAAACTCCAAACGAAGCTCAACGTAACTTCGGACAAAACCCTCAAATACCAAAGATGAGAATAAAAATTCGTTGAAGACTGAACTCAATTACAAAAAGATCGGTCCTTGGGTATACTCGAACCTAATTACAAAaagaagcaagaaaaagaagtcctAAGATTTAGCTGGCACCTTGCTCGGAGGGAGCTCCTAACTCGGAAGTCTCGGCTATAGACAAGGAGTGGGGTGCAGAAGTGTCTTCTTCAGCTCTCTCCACCTCGTCTCCATCTTCATCGTCCTCGTCATTGGCGTCCAACAAGTTGAAGTCGATGTCCGAAAAAAGATGTCGGACCCTAGCCTTATGATCAGCAAGGCCCTGCACGTACGACTCCAAAGTGAACTCCAGCTTTATCCTGGTGAACTCTTAAGAAGAGCAGAATGCTTCCACGATGGCAGCCTTTTCTTGCTCAGGCTTCTTCTTCCATTGACTTGCCGCTAACCGAAGCCCTTCAGTTAGTCAAGCTTTAGCCTAGCTCTAAGCCTGTGCGACCTCGGTCTCCATCAACTTCAACTTAGTCTTTAAGGACTGGACCTCCTCTTCGACCTCGGATCTATCCGAGGGGGAACTGACATAGGAGGGATTGACTTCGATCGGCCCTCCGGCTGAAGACCAAGAAAACTGAAGATGAGCTTGATGCGCTCATCTCCGAATATTCCTATGTGaagcagaaaaagaaaagaggtctACCAAAATTCGACGATCGAGCTGGCCAAGGGACATGACTTCAAATTTGGGGATTGGAGTTTGGCTATAGCAGAGGATAATGGAGTTCGGTTACACCGAGGATGAATGTATCAACCAGCAGCGATCATCGGAGGTTCATTAAAAATCACCCAAAAATCATTTTTCGAGCTCGAAAAGAGGAAAGTGACAAAGTGATGGAGGCCCTAGCAACAGCAATTGGCTGTTTATAACAAATAGGACGAATTCGATCTCATGACGAATCAgattgccattgtggatgaacgcATGTGGCAGCTCATGATTGACCATCGTCGGCTCAACATGGAAACTCAGGTTTGATGATTCAGATCAATTGCTTGAGACATCAGTGGCACAGATCCTCGACGTTTGTCATGAATTGATTGGCCCGACAATTTAGCTATTTTGATATAGGCTCTAGATCGGCCTCGACTAAGCAAAATCTTCAAGAAATGCAAAGTGACAGAGTTCCCCCTCTGAATAGTAGTAGTAAAAATGAAGTTACCGTGGTTCTATTTATAAAAGGTCAGGACGGTCTCGATCTACCATCGATTTATGTCCCTCGACTGATGCTCGACAAATGGCAGCCTCTGATTGGTTAAGATGTGGCCCCCATGGATTCGAGGAATCAATGGTCCAGATGTGAAGACGGTTTGCTTTAGGAAGCCAATTTTCGATACGTGTCAACGGAGGACAACTCGACAAGATTAGACCAGCCTCGACCTCGGACTCATACTCTTTTCGATTGATCTATGGATAGCTCGACCTCGGGAGTGGGGGGCATCTATTGTGGATCTGTATCTCGACCTCGACTTTTACATCCTAGGTACTGATCGAGCTATGGAAGATGATGACTATTAGATTATAGGTATATGACAAATGAAGATCGTCGAGCACGACTTATTGAGTTGGCTACAGTTCTTATTCAGTCTAATTCTGGTTCACCTCATACTCGGACGACCTACCATAGCTCATATACGGTCGATCAATCTCAGACGACCTACCATAGCTCATACACGGCCGACCAATCTCAGCCGATCTATCATAGCTCATACATGACTAACCAATCTCAGCCAACTTGAGGTTTAACATCTGCTTCGCAGACTCCAGAACCTCAATATCGgatgatctattatagctcatccgCGATCGAGCTAAGCTTCTCATCAGATCCGTCTCCCCCTCAAATTAGAAAAGTTTAGATAGAATAGAATTCCTCCACGATCGAGTCtcccataaaagaaaaatatcttattcgAATCAATATGTATGATAAATCCAAAAATTATCAGGACTCCAAGAAGGATATGACTCTAACGCTTCCCCTATAAATAAAAGCTCCGAGACTCTCTAAGGTACACAATCAACTCCTCGCTCTCTCCTCTCATTGTTCTCCAATctcctgatttgagcatcggaggattttcATCAGAAAATATCATCTTCGATaaggacttattttgtaggtgttCGGATGAAATTTTAGCTGCGATTTCATCTCAGTCACATCAATTTCGACGACCGACCTCAAATAGAGAGATTGGCAGCAACAATATATAAAACTAATGCCTAACATTTTGAAGCCCTTCAGATACCAAGCCTTTCACATCATAAATTATAGAGTTTAGACTTATCTAGAGCGGTCATAGAAAATGTCGGcttgatatattttagatcatcaTGCaggattttatattattttggagTCCACGGCGATAACACAGCAAGCTTCCAGTGTGCAGGAATCACACCAAAATCCATCCGCGTTCGGCCCTTGTCGTTCGCAGCCAAGTCAACAAATCGCTCCGTCAACTACTCCATCTTCCCTCTTCTAAGATCGGACGGCCAAGATCGCGTCATCTATAGCCTCGCACCCCGTCTCCAATCCCGCGTATGCCGCATAGATCGGCGCGAGGAATTAAAATAGGACGGCGAGTTCCGTTGGGGGAATGCGCGTGGGAAGGAGGCAAAAGGCCGAAGCCGTTTGGCACCACGTGTGCGACGACGGCCCACACACGTGGGGACCCATCGCGTGGGGGACTGTGTCTTTTAGAATGTGGGCGGTGGGGAGGGTGCTGGAAAGTCGGTAGGTGTACCGACCCCTGATTTGTTTCGCCAAAAGGATCCGTTTCACACGTGAGCCTCCACGGGCAGCGATGTCCACCACCTCCGCCGGGTTCCAAATGTAATTGCAAGTAAATTATGCGGAGTGTGGTTGGGAAATTCAGCTGAAGTGGGCTGGACTTTCTGGGGAGCACAGTTTAGTAGAGCTCATATAAATGCTAggacaataataaaaaaataaatttccatatattttttttttcatgcaaatCAACAAGTTGATATTGAGATTTAGGTTGACTTAGATCTTTTGAAGACTGCAGACTGGGCAAGCCAATGGATCTGATTCCTGCAATATATACAGGACTACTCAAACAATCTTTAGTCCACCAATAGACCTAGATGTCAGTTTGCCTTTGACACTTGTATAAAAGAACTGGATCATGATTTAAAATAATGGCTGTACAATGGTTACAAGTTCCTTTTGTTATGTTATATGTTGTAACAGGGAAAGTGATAAGATTGTTATAACATGTCATTTAGCATATCACAATATGCTATAATACAGATGAAGATCATTGTTTTTGTTTGTACATGTtttcgataaaaatatttttatccaaaaatttaaggtcaatttggatatttttatagaattagaTCAAAAATCTTGCAGGATTCATAGATTGGGCCATCCATTTAAACACGATCCTATGTCAAAAAAATACTATCCAACTCAAATCATATGGGAGGAAAGAAAAGATATctccattaatttttttcttcctacAGCACAAAGGCTAAAATTTACACAAAGTTGGGACAAACTTTTAGAAAAAGATCAACAGACCTGATTTCCATGGGATTTTTAGTCTAATCTTATAGGAGTACTTAAATAGATCCTTAGGGTGTGTTTGGATGTTTGGGCCGAAAATCCCATATGAGATTCGTGAGTTAGGCTCAGAGAGCCAGTTAAATAAGACTAGATTAAACTTATAATTATAAGAATCAAAAGAACCACAAGAGCTAGCCAGCCCCAATCCCATaggaagaaaaaatatcaactgcggtttttttttttctatctatgGGAGAAGAAGATCAGCTGAGATATTTTTCTTCTACCTATGGGATTCGAGCCAACCCACATTTGTGGTTTTCGGGGATCTTACAATTAATGGTCTAATCTAGTCTTATTTAGGTGATTGTTTGGTCCAATCTAGAAATCTCATAGGATTTTAGGTCTAGATATCCAAACTAACCCTtagttttttttcaatttttttagtcATTGACTtcttcaaatttcaattttataCGGTCAACAGCAACAGGAAAGAAATAATAGGGTTACAATGTTATTGAAATCTTGActagataaaataataataataataaaagaattgAGAACATATTTGGCAAATCACGTGTATCTTCCTATGTGGGCGTGCATGCCTAACGTCACCCATATGATGCAACCTGTGAGGGAACGTAAGAACTAAGTAAATGCTTTACAGGGATTTATTTGATGAGTTCTTTGGGACATGCAACATGTATTAAGCGGTAGAAGCAATGTGGCACAAACTACTTACCTAAATGGTTCTCAACTTGCTGTCAAGGTTGACATGGCGCATGGTGAATCTTGCAATATTCTTGTGAATTATTACATCAGCGGCAAGACCTTCGTTAAATTGCACCGTCAGATTAGGAACTCGGTCGGTAATGGGTTTGGTCTTGTGACAGCACTCTTTCTCTGGTGCAGGTAACGGTGCTTCACTGCTTTGAAGATAAAATTACCATGTCACCATTTCAGTTTCTTGACAAATAAGCTCAAGGTGGCAGAGTAGCATTCGTCGTAAGCGTTTCTATTTTCTGGGGTTGACAAACGGGGTCCTGGGCAGGCCATCCTTGGCTTGGGCCTAACTAGGGCTTTCTAAAGGACAAAATCTCATCAAGCTGTGTCCTATAACACAGCTACCAGAGCACAGAAATATAAGCTGTCGTGGCctggcccattgggccttaaacccagcccaatacacaaaggaaaaaaagaaagaaagaagaaacagaggagaagactcccgaagggagcctTTTCCCTCCTCTCACCAACTCCCAACCGAAGTCGAAAAGAGGCCCCctttggctctatttaaggaggatccctctggctctatttaaggaggagaactctCCTCTCTCCATCTCACCGGAGAAGCCGAAGTCTGTCGGTGGCAATCACCA contains the following coding sequences:
- the LOC140856551 gene encoding uncharacterized protein; translated protein: MGRSEMDGRCKRHPEHRQSKGVCPFCLREKLSHISATSSTTTTNASSTSSYSSDSNLSSSINSPPHRDAKTTRLFLLLKRNTSRSKPLRKSRSLAFVMRENKEEDKRKQKEEGRKEKDKKKKRRRKKKGSFWSQLMIGSDRRKKVDGSLSHSKTTKEKSSAKWVLF